In a genomic window of Quercus lobata isolate SW786 chromosome 4, ValleyOak3.0 Primary Assembly, whole genome shotgun sequence:
- the LOC115986238 gene encoding L-tryptophan--pyruvate aminotransferase 1-like encodes MVSTKSLVAATANGTRTSSLSSSDLVLNLSLGDPMMFEPFWKKMSDKYNVTIGGGDLMSYFSDGNNVCWFLEPELGAAIRRLHGVVGNAVTDDRYIVVGTGSSQLFQALLYAFTTPGGSEPVSVVSSAPYYSAYAEVVSFLRSELYKWEGDAYKFNKKGAYIEVVNSPNNPDGTLREAVVKNRTGNGNGKLIYDFAYSWPQFTAITGAADYDNMLFTISKCTGHAGSRIGWALVKDKDIAKKMTEYITISSIGVSKESQFRAAKIIEVVCNGIQNVGPVKSENFFEYARNILSKRWQKLRETIQNSEHLILSKYPQQHCLFSGKLTETLSAYAWLESKDDTQDCNEFLRGLKIIGKSGKICGAHQKFARINLMCREEEFNQFIERLSATRGKGIINGH; translated from the exons ATGGTATCTACAAAGTCTCTAGTAGCAGCCACAGCTAATGGCACAAGGACTTCAAGTCTTAGCTCTTCAGACTTAGTTCTCAATCTTAGTTT GGGCGATCCAATGATGTTTGAGCCATTCTGGAAAAAGATGAGTGATAAGTATAATGTGACAATTGGTGGGGGTGACTTAATGAGCTATTTCAGTGATGGTAACAATGTATGCTGGTTTTTGGAGCCTGAACTAGGCGCAGCAATAAGGAGATTGCATGGTGTGGTGGGAAATGCAGTGACGGATGATCGGTACATCGTGGTAGGGACAGGATCATCACAGCTCTTCCAAGCTTTGCTTTACGCTTTCACGACTCCTGGTGGCTCTGAGCCAGTTAGTGTTGTGTCTTCTGCCCCTTACTACTCG GCATATGCTGAAGTGGTAAGTTTCCTAAGGTCAGAGCTGTACAAATGGGAGGGTGATGCATATAAGTTTAACAAGAAAGGAGCATACATAGAGGTGGTGAATTCACCAAACAACCCAGATGGAACTCTTAGAGAAGCAGTGGTGAAGAACCGTACCGGCAATGGAAATGGAAAACTCATCTATGACTTTGCTTACTCCTGGCCACAATTCACAGCTATTACTGGTGCAGCTGATTATGATAACATGCTCTTTACAATTTCCAAATGCACAGGACATGCCGGTTCCCGCATTGG TTGGGCTCTTGTCAAGGATAAAGATATTGCTAAGAAGATGACTGAATACATAACAATCAGCTCAATCGGTGTATCAAAAGAATCACAGTTCAGGGCCGCAAAAATCATAGAAGTAGTTTGTAATGGCATCCAAAATGTTGGGCCTGTCAAATCAGAGAACTTCTTTGAATATGCACGAAATATCCTATCGAAAAGATGGCAGAAATTAAGGGAAACTATTCAAAATAGTGAACATCTGATTTTGTCCAAGTATCCACAACAGCACTGCCTCTTCAGTGGCAAGCTTACTGAAACCTTGTCCG CCTACGCATGGTTGGAGAGTAAAGATGACACACAGGATTGCAACGAATTTTTAAGAGGATTAAAGATCATTGGGAAAAGTGGGAAGATTTGCGGTGCCCATCAAAAGTTTGCAAGAATTAACTTGATGTGCAGGGAAGAGGAGTTTAACCAATTCATAGAGAGACTATCGGCCACTAGGGGCAAGGGGATTATCAATGGACATTAA